One stretch of Halichoerus grypus chromosome 10, mHalGry1.hap1.1, whole genome shotgun sequence DNA includes these proteins:
- the SNRNP200 gene encoding U5 small nuclear ribonucleoprotein 200 kDa helicase codes for MADVTARSLQYEYKANSNLVLQADRSLIDRTRRDEPTGEVLSLVGKLEGTRMGDKAQRTKPQMQEERRAKRRKRDEDRHDINKMKGYTLLSEGIDEMVGIIYKPKTKETRETYEVLLSFIQAALGDQPRDILCGAADEVLAVLKNEKLRDKERRKEIDLLLGQTDDTRYHVLVNLGKKITDYGGDKEIQNMDDNIDETYGVNVQFESDEEEGDEDVYGEVREEASDDDMEGDEAVVRCTLSANLVASGELMSSKKKDLHPRDIDAFWLQRQLSRFYDDAIVSQKKADEVLEILKTASDDRECENQLVLLLGFNTFDFIKVLRQHRMMILYCTLLASAQSEAEKERIMGKMEADPELSKFLYQLHETEKEDLIREERSRRERVRQSRMDTDLETMDLDQGGEALAPRQVLDLEDLVFTQGSHFMANKRCQLPDGSFRRQRKGYEEVHVPALKPKPFGSEEQLLPVEKLPKYAQAGFEGFKTLNRIQSKLYRAALETDENLLLCAPTGAGKTNVALMCMLREIGKHINMDGTINVDDFKIIYIAPMRSLVQEMVGSFGKRLATYGITVAELTGDHQLCKEEISATQIIVCTPEKWDIITRKGGERTYTQLVRLIILDEIHLLHDDRGPVLEALVARAIRNIEMTQEDVRLIGLSATLPNYEDVATFLRVDPAKGLFYFDNSFRPVPLEQTYVGITEKKAIKRFQIMNEIVYEKIMEHAGKNQVLVFVHSRKETGKTARAIRDMCLEKDTLGLFLREGSASTEVLRTEAEQCKNLELKDLLPYGFAIHHAGMTRVDRTLVEDLFADKHIQVLVSTATLAWGVNLPAHTVIIKGTQVYSPEKGRWTELGALDILQMLGRAGRPQYDTKGEGILITSHGELQYYLSLLNQQLPIESQMVSKLPDMLNAEIVLGNVQNAKDAVNWLGYAYLYIRMLRSPTLYGISHDDLKGDPLLDQRRLDLVHTAALMLDKNNLVKYDKKTGNFQVTELGRIASHYYITNDTVQTYNQLLKPTLSEIELFRVFSLSSEFKNITVREEEKLELQKLLERVPIPVKESIEEPSAKINVLLQAFISQLKLEGFALMADMVYVTQSAGRLMRAIFEIVLNRGWAQLTDKTLNLCKMIDKRMWQSMCPLRQFRKLPEEVVKKIEKKNFPFERLYDLNHNEIGELIRMPKMGKTIHKYVHLFPKLELSVHLQPITRSTLKVELTITPDFQWDEKVHGSSEAFWILVEDVDSEVILHHEYFLLKAKYAQDEHLITFFVPVFEPLPPQYFIRVVSDRWLSCETQLPVSFRHLILPEKYPPPTELLDLQPLPVSALRNSAFESLYQDKFPFFNPIQTQVFNTVYNSDDNVFVGAPTGSGKTICAEFAILRMLLQNSEGRCVYITPMEALAEQVYMDWYEKFQDRLNKKVVLLTGETSTDLKLLGKGNIIISTPEKWDILSRRWKQRKNVQNINLFVVDEVHLIGGENGPVLEVICSRMRYISSQIERPIRIVALSSSLSNAKDVAHWLGCSATSTFNFHPNVRPVPLELHIQGFNISHTQTRLLSMAKPVYHAITKHSPKKPVIVFVPSRKQTRLTAIDILTTCAADIQRQRFLHCTEKDLIPYLEKLSDSTLKETLLNGVGYLHEGLSPMERRLVEQLFSSGAIQVVVASRSLCWGMNVAAHLVIIMDTQYYNGKIHAYVDYPIYDVLQMVGHANRPLQDDEGRCVIMCQGSKKDFFKKFLYEPLPVESHLDHCMHDHFNAEIVTKTIENKQDAVDYLTWTFLYRRMTQNPNYYNLQGISHRHLSDHLSELVEQTLSDLEQSKCISIEDEMDVAPLNLGMIAAYYYINYTTIELFSMSLNAKTKVRGLIEIISNAAEYENIPIRHHEDNLLRQLAQKVPHKLNNPKFNDPHVKTNLLLQAHLSRMQLSAELQSDTEEILSKAIRLIQACVDVLSSNGWLSPALAAMELAQMVTQAMWSKDSYLKQLPHFTSEHIKRCTDKGVESVFDIMEMEDEERNALLQLSDSQIADVARFCNRYPNIELSYEVVDKDGIRSGGPVVVLVQLEREEEVTGPVIAPLFPQKREEGWWVVIGDAKSNSLISIKRLTLQQKAKVKLDFVAPATGAHNYTLYFMSDAYMGCDQEYKFSVDVKEAETDSDSD; via the exons GAGATAAGGCTCAACGGACCAAACCACAGATGCAGGAGGAAAGAAGAGCCAA GCGAAGAAAGCGTGATGAGGACCGACATGACATTAACAAGATGAAGGGTTATACCCTGCTGTCCGAGGGAATCGATGAGATGGTGGGCATCATCTATAAACCCAAGACTAAAGAGACCCGGGAGACCTATGAGGTGCTGCTCAGCTTCATCCAGGCTGCCCTTGGGGACCAG CCACGTGATATCCTTTGTGGGGCAGCTGATGAAGTTCTAGCTGTCCTAAAGAATGAAAAGCTTCGggacaaggaaagaagaaaggagattgACCTGCTGTTGGGTCAGACAGATGATACCAGATACCATGTGCTAGTGAACTTGGGCAAAAAGATCACAGACTATGGTGGAGACAAGGAAATCCAGAATATGG ATGACAACATTGATGAGACATACGGTGTGAATGTTCAGTTTGAGTCTGATGAGGAG GAAGGTGATGAAGATGTGTATGGGGAGGTTCGAGAAGAGGCATCTGATGATGACATGGAAGGGGACGAGGCTGTAGTGCGTTGCACCCTTTCGGCTAAT CTTGTAGCCTCGGGGGAACTGATGAGTTCCAAAAAGAAGGATTTGCACCCTCGGGATATTGATGCATTTTGGCTACAGAGGCAGCTCAGTCGCTTCTATGATGATGCCATTGTGTCACAGAAGAAGGCAGATGAAGTGTTGGAGATCTTGAAG ACAGCCAGTGATGATCGGGAATGTGAGAACCAGCTGGTTCTGCTCCTTGGTTTCAACACGTTCGATTTTATTAAAGTGTTGCGACAGCACAGGATGATGA TTTTATACTGTACCTTACTGGCCAGTGCACAGAgtgaagcagaaaaggaaaggatcATGGGAAAGATGGAAGCTGATCCAGAACTCTCCAAGTTCCTCTACCAGCTCCACGAGACTGAAAAGGAGGATCTGATCCGG GAGGAAAGGTCCCGGAGAGAGCGAGTGCGTCAGTCCCGGATGGACACGGACTTGGAAACCATGGATCTGGACCAGGGTGGAGAG GCACTGGCTCCACGGCAGGTTCTGGACTTGGAGGACCTGGTTTTTACCCAGGGGAGCCACTTCATGGCCAATAAACGTTGTCAGCTTCCTGATGGGTCCTTCCGCCGCCAGCGCAAGGGCTATGAAGAGGTGCATGTGCCTGCTCTGAAGCCCAAGCCCTTCGGTTCAGAAGAA CAACTGCTTCCAGTGGAGAAGCTGCCGAAGTATGCCCAGGCTGGATTTGAGGGCTTCAAAACACTGAACCGGATCCAGAGTAAACTCTACCGTGCCGCTCTGGAGACAGATGAGAATCTGCTGCTGTGCGCCCCTACG GGTGCGGGTAAGACCAACGTGGCTCTGATGTGTATGCTCCGAGAGATCGGGAAACACATTAACATGGATGGCACTATCAACGTGGATGACTTCAAGATTATCTACATCGCTCCCATGAGATCTCTGGTACAGGAGATGGTGGGCAGTTTTGGAAAG CGCCTGGCCACCTATGGCATCACTGTTGCGGAACTGACTGGTGACCACCAGCTGTGCAAGGAGGAGATCAGTGCCACTCAGATCATCGTCTGCACCCCCGAGAAGTGGGACATCATTACCCGCAAGGGTGGGGAGCGCACCTACACCCAGCTCGTGCGGCTCATCATTTTG GATGAGATCCACCTTCTCCACGATGACAGAGGTCCTGTCTTAGAAGCATTGGTGGCTAGGGCCATCCGAAACATTGAGATGACCCAGGAGGATGTCCGACTCATCGGTCTTAGTGCCACCCTCCCCAACTATGAAGATGTGGCTACCTTCCTGCGTGTCGATCCTGCCAAAGGCCTCTTCTACTTCGACAACAG CTTCCGCCCAGTGCCTCTGGAACAGACTTATGTGGGTATCACAGAGAAAAAAGCTATCAAGCGTTTCCAGATCATGAATGAAATAGTCTATGAGAAAATCATGGAACATGCTGGAAAAAATCAG GTGCTGGTGTTCGTCCACTCCCGGAAGGAGACCGGGAAGACGGCCAGGGCCATCCGGGACATGTGCCTAGAGAAGGACACGCTGGGTCTGTTTCTGAGAGAGGGCTCAGCCTCCACAGAAGTCCTTCGGACAGAAGCTGAGCAGTGTAAG AACCTGGAGCTGAAGGATCTTCTGCCGTATGGCTTTGCTATTCATCATGCGGGCATGACCAGAGTTGACCGGACACTTGTAGAGGATCTTTTTGCTGATAAACACATTCAG GTCTTAGTTTCCACAGCAACGCTGGCTTGGGGTGTGAATCTCCCTGCACATACAGTCATCATCAAAGGAACCCAGGTGTATAGTCCAGAGAAGGGGCGCTGGACAGAACTAGGGGCACTGGACATTCTGCAG ATGCTCGGACGTGCTGGAAGACCCCAGTATGACACCAAGGGCGAAGGCATCCTCATCACATCTCACGGGGAGCTACAGTACTACCTGTCCCTCCTCAACCAGCAGCTTCCTATCGAGAGCCAGATGGTTTCGAAGTTGCCTGACATGCTTAATGCCGAAATCGTGCTGGGGAACGTGCAGAATGCCAAG GATGCGGTGAACTGGCTGGGCTATGCCTACTTGTATATCCGAATGCTCCGATCCCCAACCCTCTATGGCATCTCTCACGATGACCTCAAGGGGGATCCCCTGCTGGACCAGCGCCGACTGGATCTGGTTCATACTGCTGCCTTGATGCTGGATAAGAACAATCTGGTCAAGTATGACAAGAAGACAGGCAATTTCCAG GTGACCGAGCTGGGCCGCATCGCCAGCCACTACTACATCACCAACGACACGGTGCAGACCTACAACCAGCTGCTGAAGCCCACCCTGAGCGAGATTGAGCTTTTCAGAGtcttctccttgtcctcagaGTTCAAGAACATCACTGTGCGAGAG GAGGAGAAGCTAGAGCTGCAGAAGCTGCTAGAGCGGGTGCCTATCCCGGTGAAGGAGAGCATTGAGGAGCCCAGCGCGAAG ATCAATGTGCTGCTCCAGGCCTTCATCTCGCAGCTGAAGTTGGAGGGCTTTGCGCTGATGGCGGACATGGTATATGTCACTCAG TCGGCTGGCCGGTTGATGCGTGCCATCTTTGAAATTGTCCTGAACCGAGGTTGGGCGCAGCTTACAGACAAGACACTGAACCTCTGCAAGATGATTGACAAGCGCAT GTGGCAGTCCATGTGTCCTCTGCGCCAGTTCCGGAAACTCCCTGAGGAAGTAGTGAAGAAGATCGAGAAGAAAAACTTCCCCTTTGAGCGCCTGTATGACCTGAATCATAATGAGATAG GGGAGCTTATCCGCATGCCGAAGATGGGGAAGACCATCCACAAGTACGTCCACCTCTTCCCCAAGTTGGAGTTGTCGGTGCACCTCCAGCCTATCACGCGCTCCACCCTGAAAGTGGAGCTGACCATCACGCCGGACTTCCAGTGGGATGAAAAG GTTCACGGGTCATCAGAGGCATTCTGGATTCTGGTGGAGGATGTGGACAGTGAGGTGATACTCCACCATGAGTATTTTCTACTCAAGGCCAAGTATGCCCAGGACGAGCACCTCATTACGTTCTTCGTGCCTGTCTTCGAACCGCTGCCCCCTCAGTACTTCATCCGAGTGGTGTCTGACCGCTGGCTCT CTTGTGAGACCCAGCTGCCTGTCTCCTTCCGGCACCTGATCCTACCAGAGAAGTACCCACCTCCAACTGAGCTTCTGGACCTGCAGCCCTTGCCCGTGTCTGCCCTGAGAAATAGTGCCTTTGAGAGCCTTTACCAggataaatttccttttttcaacccCATCCAGACCCAAG TGTTCAACACCGTCTACAACAGTGACGACAATGTGTTTGTGGGGGCCCCGACGGGCAGCGGGAAGACGATCTGTGCGGAGTTTGCCATCCTGCGGATGCTGCTGCAGAACTCAGAGGGGCGCTGTGTCTATATCACCCCCATGGAGGCTCTGGCGGAGCAG GTGTACATGGACTGGTATGAGAAGTTCCAGGACAGGCTCAACAAGAAGGTGGTGCTCCTGACGGGGGAGACTAGCACAGACCTGAAGCTTCTAGGCAAGGGCAATATCATCATCAGCACCCCTGAGAAGTGGGACATCCTTTCTCGGCGGTGGAAGCAGCGCAAGAATGTCCAGAACATCAACCTCTTCGTGGTGGATGAAGTCCACCTTATCGGGGGCGAGAACGGG CCTGTCTTAGAAGTGATCTGCTCCCGGATGCGCTACATCTCCTCCCAGATTGAGCGACCCATTCGCATTGTGGCACTTAGCTCGTCGCTCTCGAACGCTAAGGATGTGGCCCACTGGCTGGGGTGCAGCGCCACCTCTACTTTCAACTTCCACCCGAACGTGCGCCCTGTGCCCTTGGAGCTGCACATCCAG GGCTTCAACATCAGCCACACACAAACCCGCCTGCTCTCCATGGCCAAGCCCGTGTACCACGCTATCACCAAACACTCTCCCAAGAAGCCGGTCATTGTTTTTGTTCCATCCCGAAAGCAGACCCGCCTCACTGCCATCGACATCCTCACCACGTGTGCGGCGGACATCCAGCGGCAGAG GTTCTTGCACTGCACCGAGAAGGATCTGATCCCGTACCTGGAGAAGCTAAGTGACAGCACGCTCAAGGAAACACTGCTAAATGGGGTGGGCTACCTGCACGAGGGCCTCAGCCCCATGGAGCGACGCCTGGTGGAACAGCTCTTCAGCTCAG GGGCCATCCAGGTGGTGGTAGCTTCTCGGAGTCTCTGCTGGGGCATGAATGTGGCTGCCCACCTGGTGATCATCATGGACACCCAGTACTACAATGGCAAGATTCATGC GTATGTGGATTACCCCATCTACGACGTGCTTCAGATGGTGGGGCATGCCAACCGCCCTTTGCAGGATGACGAGGGCCGCTGTGTTATCATGTGCCAGGGCTCCAAAAAG GATTTCTTCAAAAAGTTCCTGTATGAGCCATTGCCAGTAGAGTCCCATCTGGATCACTGTATGCACGACCACTTCAATGCCGAGATTGTCACCAAGACCATAGAGAACAAGCAGGATGCTGTGGACTACCTGACCTGGACCTTTCTGTACCGCCGCATGACCCAGAACCCCAATTACTACAACCTGCAGG GTATCTCCCATCGCCACCTGTCTGACCACTTGTCCGAGCTTGTGGAGCAGACCCTGAGTGACTTGGAGCAGTCCAAGTGCATCAGCATTGAGGACGAGATGGATGTGGCACCCCTGAACCTGGGCATGATTGCTGCTTACTATTACATCAACTACACCACCATTG AGCTCTTCAGCATGTCCCTGAATGCCAAGACCAAGGTGCGAGGGCTTATTGAGATCATCTCCAATGCCGCGGAGTATGAGAACATTCCCATCCGGCACCATGAAGATAACCTCCTGCGGCAG tTGGCTCAGAAGGTCCCCCACAAGCTGAATAACCCGAAGTTCAATGACCCGCACGTCAAGACCAACCTGCTTCTGCAGGCTCACCTGTCCCGCATGCAGCTGAGCGCTGAGCTGCAGTCGGATACGGAGGAAATCCTCAGCAAG GCAATCCGGCTCATCCAGGCCTGTGTGGACGTCCTTTCTAGCAACGGGTGGCTTAGCCCTGCCCTGGCAGCGATGGAGCTGGCCCAGATGGTCACCCAAGCCATGTGGTCCAAGGACTCCTACCTGAAACAGTTGCCACACTTCACGTCAGAGCATATTAAACGGTGCACAGATAAG GGAGTGGAGAGCGTTTTTGACATCATGGAGATGGAAGATGAAGAACGAAACGCGCTGCTTCAGCTGTCTGACAGCCAGATCGCGGACGTGGCCCGCTTCTGCAACCGCTACCCGAACATCGAGCTTTCTTACGAGGTGGTGGATAAGGACGGCATCCGCAG CGGCGGGCCAGTGGTGGTGCTGGTGCAGCTGGAGCGCGAGGAGGAAGTCACAGGCCCCGTGATCGCGCCTCTCTTCCCGCAG AAACGTGAAGAGGGCTGGTGGGTAGTGATCGGCGATGCCAAGTCCAATAGCCTCATCTCCATCAAGAGGCTGACCCTGCAGCAGAAGGCCAAG GTGAAGCTTGACTTTGTGGCTCCAGCCACTGGTGCCCACAATTACACCCTGTATTTCATGAGTGATGCTTACATGGGATGTGACCAGGAATACAAATTCAGTGTGGACGTGAAGGAAGCGGAGACAGACAGTGACTCAGACTGA